The segment ACCTGCAGCCACGCCTGCGCGAGCACCGGGAGCGCGCCGAACCGCTTCGTCACCGCCGCCAGCTCCAGTCGCGTCTTCATGATCGATCCAGCAGATACACGTCCAACACCGCTGCGCGCCGCCACACCGCACACATCGCCGCGATCGACAACACGAGCGACCCCGCCAGCGCGCCTGGCGCGAGAGGCGGATGCTGCCCGAGAAGCAGAAACGGACACGCGGCGAGTGAGACGATGTGAAGGATGAGCGTCGAAACCGATCCGGCGCCGGTTGGCGCCGCGAGAAGCTCGGGGCGCTGCACGACCAGCCCCATGAGCAGCGCCATCCAGAGCATTCCCGCGGCGCCGCGCGGCAGCCAGAATCCCGCGGCCCACGACAGCGCCGATACGATCAGCAGCGCGGCTGCGCGAGCGCCGCCAATCGCCGAGAGCGCATCAGGCGCGCCGGCGGCTGCCCCGATGCCGGCGAGAATCGCCCATGCGATCGCCCCCGGTGCGATGGATGCCGCCCAGTGGGCCGCCGCTATCCGCGCGCGTGTTGTTCCGCCGGCCAACAGCGGATCGAAATGTCCCCGCCGCGCCCGCGCGACGAAACCCGTCGACGCCAGGAACATCTGCGTGAAGAGCACCATCCCCAACCCGCCGTCGAGCTCTTTGCGGTCCAGCACGGTGGTGGTGACGCCGATGGCGACGACCGCGGCCAGAACGAGGAGCGCATACGGCGGATGCAAAGACAGTACGAGGAAGTAGCGGAGCGGGCCGGGACGAGACCGCTTCACCACGACGCGACCTCGCTGACATCCCCCGATCCCGCGAGAAGGATCACGCGGCTCCGGTCGATCCTGAGAATCAGCCGCGCCGGCTCGGCGAGCCGCGTCTGCCCGTCTGGCATGCCGTCGGGCGCGTAACGCGCCAGGAGCCAGCCGCCAGGCACGTCCGCCGCCCCGGCGCCAGGCTCGCCGCTGCTCAGCACCCAGATGCGGCGCTCGTCGTCTATGTAGACGTCGCGAATGGGACGTCGAGGGTTCTCGGCGGTGAGCAGGACCTCTGGCGCAATGGCGTCGAGCCCGGTCAGGGCGACACGCCGCGTGCGCCCATCCGCGTCGACCAGGGCGACGGCAGCCTCGTCCGGGAACCAGCAGGCGCGCTCCACCGTACGACTGCGGCCGCACGCGACCAGATTCAATGCCGACGCCTGCGCCCGATCGATACCGGGGAACCTCCGCGCCCGCAGGTCGCTCCACGTCGTCCAATCGCCTCCCGGCGGCGCGGCGCGCAGCACCGGCTCACCCGCCGTGGAGACCGCCTTCTGATAGATCAATCGAGCGCCGGCCGCGAAGAGACCGGCGTGCGGTTCGCTCAGCTCGATGGCGCGCGATGGCCGGCCGCGGGCGTCGATGCTGACCGCGGAGAACCGGCCCCGCAGCGTCCAGAGAGAGCCGTCTGCGAGCCGGCCGAGCCCCCAGCACATCTGCCCTGAGTCGAGCCCGATCGGCGTACTCGTCGCGCGGCGTTCGTCGACGTCGACGCGCACGAGCATGTTGTCGACGAGCAGCACGATCACCCCGTCGCCTTCTTCGCGGCCCCTGATCGGCTGTTGCCCGATGACGGGACCGAAAAGCCGTGTGAGCGGCGCCGGGGACGAGGCCGGGTGGGGCGCTGCGGCGCATGCCGGAGCCACGAGCGCCAGAAACGACAACGCAATGACGAGATGCGCTTCCATGGATCGTCTCCACACGGCCGGACCACCATGGTCCGGCCGTGCATCCGAGAGTTGTCTGCGCTATGTGCCGATCAGCTTCACGCGCACGCACTCGACGTAATCGAGTTCGCAGTCGAGGCCCGCCGCCCAGCGGTACCAGAAGCTGTCGATCTTCGCGGCGGCGGTGTAGCAGTCCGCGAGCGTGGTGGTGCACCCGGCCAGGGCGGGCTGCGGTGTGGCAACCGAGCCGGCCAGCACCAGTGCGGCAAACAGAACCTTCTTCACCATGGCACTCCTTCCGATCGAGACTCTGGCGCGCACCTCTGCGGAGCACCCGCCCTGCCTGCGCCGGTCTTTTTTGCCGGAGGCGACCCGGCCCCGAGTTCCGGTGTGAACCGCAGATATGCCTGCAGCGTGTGATACGAGATGCCCAGCTCGCGGCAGGCCTGACGCTTGTTCTGCTGACAGCGCTCCAGCACCAGCCGCGCGTACCGGCTCCCCCACGCACGCATCGAGTCGTAGCGCTGAAACGAGGGAATCAGCGCAGGCACGTAGCCGTCGAGCAGCGCGGGCGGCAGATCGTCGAGCTGCAACTGATCCGAATCGGCCAGCGCCACGGCACGCTCGATCACGCGCTCCAGCTCGCGAACGTTGCCCGGCCAGCGGTACGCGAGCAGCGCGTCTGACGCGGCTTGAGACAGACGCAGACGGCGGAAGTCGCGGTGCCGCTCGAGGAAGTAGTCCGCCAGCTCCAGGATGTCTCCCGGACGCTGGCGCAACGGCGGCACGTCGATCTCGACACCGTTCAACCGGTAGAACAGATCCATCCGGAAGCGGCCGCGGGCGACCAGGTCGGACAGCCCGCTGTTGGTCGCCGCGATGATCCGCGTATCGACCTGGCGGGGCTCCGCCCCGCCCACGCGCTCGACCGACATTTCCTGGATCGCGCGCAGCAGCTTGGCCTGCGCCGACTGCGAGAGGTCGGCCACTTCGTCCAGGAACAAGGTGCCGCCGTGCGCGGCCTCGAACTTCCCCCGGCGCCCGCGGACGCCGGTCGCCGTCCGATCCTCGATCCCGAACAGCTCCGCCTCGAGCAGGGTCTCGACGATCGCGGCGCAGTTGACCGGAATGAAGGGACCGCCGCGCCGCGGCGAGAGATCGTGGATCTGGCGCGCGACCAGCTCCTTGCCGACGCCGCTCTCGCCCTGAATCAGGATGGTGAATCCGGTCGGCGCCACACGCTCGATGCGAGCGCGCACGGCACGGATGCCGGCGGACGACCCGACGATCGGCGCCGCGCCGTCGGCTCGCGATGCGGAGGTGACGACACCAAGGGTGCCGGCGCGCTGTACGCGATCGATGATCAGCACCAGCGCGGCGAGCTCGCGCGCCGATTCGATCAGTTCGCGCTCCCACTCGTCGAAGGCGCGCCCAGGCTCGAATTCGGCGTCGATCGCGCCGAGCGTGAAATCCCCCGCCGTGACGTCGATCGACAGCGTCGAGTCCGGAGGCCGTGCCATCGCGCAGCCGTCGCGCAGCTCGACCTCCCTGGCCTGCAGCAGATCGCGCAGCTCCCACTCGAATCGCTGGCGCAGGTGGCGCGCTTCGCTGCAGCCCGGCAGCGCGGCGGCCACCGCCGACAGAATCGTCCAGATTCCGCGCCGCCGCTCGGAAGACCGACACCACCCGCGCA is part of the Vicinamibacterales bacterium genome and harbors:
- a CDS encoding sigma 54-interacting transcriptional regulator; protein product: MASSLERPAASTQNGGVMVRGWCRSSERRRGIWTILSAVAAALPGCSEARHLRQRFEWELRDLLQAREVELRDGCAMARPPDSTLSIDVTAGDFTLGAIDAEFEPGRAFDEWERELIESARELAALVLIIDRVQRAGTLGVVTSASRADGAAPIVGSSAGIRAVRARIERVAPTGFTILIQGESGVGKELVARQIHDLSPRRGGPFIPVNCAAIVETLLEAELFGIEDRTATGVRGRRGKFEAAHGGTLFLDEVADLSQSAQAKLLRAIQEMSVERVGGAEPRQVDTRIIAATNSGLSDLVARGRFRMDLFYRLNGVEIDVPPLRQRPGDILELADYFLERHRDFRRLRLSQAASDALLAYRWPGNVRELERVIERAVALADSDQLQLDDLPPALLDGYVPALIPSFQRYDSMRAWGSRYARLVLERCQQNKRQACRELGISYHTLQAYLRFTPELGAGSPPAKKTGAGRAGAPQRCAPESRSEGVPW